The following are encoded together in the candidate division KSB1 bacterium genome:
- a CDS encoding adenylate/guanylate cyclase domain-containing protein: MNLKLTLRQRTLLGAGLGLLAASVIFMLGHLLPFTARILQRFEAETLDLRYLARIQHLQERRRGAPLEEVVIIDIDERSQEKLGNFARWPRSHHARILEYLHAEGAAVVCFDILFLNHNPAEAAADSIFAAKVQQAANVVNAVMFTAADVDRFRYPMREPPAAFAAERFALALPADARQNFPQQNRLEGEWFTLYNNSARLGFANFLPEDDDTIRRMPLFMNFAGRTFPSLPLAVVMQVTGTARDQVRVLPGREVRLAAGLRIPIDEKGRMLINYAGGFGSFRYVPYVDVLERRLPAGFFTGKIVLIGTSAPGLYDLRVVPFQADFPGVEIHANIIHNILTQDFLAEQSLPARLLTLAIVGVLAGVIALLLNPWMSILFTLACGCAYAWFSFWAFVLRQSWFILVEPVQVMVLALLLAMIFRYRNEEREKKLIYGMFGNYLSDIFVREMLRHPERLRLGGEHKQATAFFSDIKDFTAISEKLVPEALIRQLNEYLSAMTEIVLQYGGYLDKYEGDAIMAVFGVPVDQPDHAVRACFAALDMQQQLIRLRQQWRKERRPLLEARMGINSGAMIAGNIGGRERADYTVIGDSVNLASRLEGVNKLYATSILISEATHELVKTRVIARELDFIRVKGKQRPVRIYELVARRDQGIGQEVAAAFTHYARGLEFYRQQQWQKAIAEFRRVLHLRKNDGPATALLQRCEILLQAPPPSNWDGVFEMPGK; this comes from the coding sequence CCCTCAGGCAACGGACGCTGCTCGGCGCCGGCCTGGGCTTGCTGGCCGCCAGCGTGATTTTCATGCTCGGCCATCTGCTGCCGTTCACCGCCCGCATCTTGCAACGCTTCGAGGCCGAGACCCTCGACCTGCGCTATCTCGCCCGCATCCAGCATTTGCAGGAGCGGCGCCGGGGGGCGCCCCTGGAGGAGGTGGTGATCATTGACATCGATGAGCGCAGTCAGGAGAAGCTCGGCAATTTCGCGCGATGGCCGCGCAGCCATCACGCCCGCATATTGGAATATCTGCATGCCGAGGGCGCGGCGGTGGTGTGCTTCGATATTCTCTTTCTCAATCACAATCCGGCGGAGGCTGCGGCGGACAGCATTTTTGCGGCAAAGGTGCAGCAGGCGGCCAATGTGGTCAATGCCGTGATGTTCACCGCCGCGGACGTGGATCGTTTCCGCTATCCCATGCGCGAGCCGCCGGCAGCGTTCGCGGCGGAGCGCTTCGCACTCGCGCTGCCCGCCGACGCCCGGCAAAATTTCCCGCAGCAGAACCGCCTTGAAGGAGAGTGGTTCACGCTTTACAACAACAGCGCGCGCCTGGGGTTTGCCAATTTTCTTCCCGAAGACGACGACACCATACGCCGCATGCCGCTGTTCATGAATTTCGCCGGACGAACTTTTCCCTCTCTGCCGCTCGCGGTGGTAATGCAAGTGACCGGTACAGCCCGCGATCAGGTGCGCGTGCTCCCCGGCCGCGAGGTGCGGCTGGCCGCCGGCTTGCGCATCCCCATCGACGAAAAGGGGCGCATGCTGATCAACTATGCCGGCGGTTTCGGCAGCTTTCGCTACGTGCCCTATGTCGACGTGCTGGAACGGCGCCTGCCTGCCGGTTTCTTCACCGGCAAAATCGTGTTGATCGGCACCTCGGCACCCGGCTTGTACGATTTGCGCGTCGTCCCTTTTCAGGCGGATTTTCCCGGCGTGGAAATTCACGCCAATATCATCCACAACATTCTGACGCAGGACTTTCTCGCCGAGCAGTCTCTGCCCGCGCGGCTGCTCACCCTCGCCATCGTCGGCGTGCTGGCAGGGGTGATCGCCCTCCTGCTCAATCCCTGGATGAGCATCCTGTTCACGCTGGCGTGCGGCTGTGCCTATGCCTGGTTCAGCTTCTGGGCCTTCGTGCTGCGCCAGAGCTGGTTCATCTTGGTGGAGCCGGTGCAGGTGATGGTGCTGGCGCTGCTGCTTGCGATGATCTTCCGCTACCGCAACGAGGAGCGCGAGAAAAAGCTGATCTACGGCATGTTCGGCAATTACCTCTCCGACATCTTCGTGCGGGAGATGCTGCGCCATCCGGAGCGCCTGCGGCTGGGCGGCGAGCACAAACAGGCCACAGCCTTTTTCTCGGACATCAAGGACTTCACCGCCATTTCGGAAAAGCTCGTGCCCGAGGCGCTGATCCGGCAGTTGAATGAATATCTCTCCGCCATGACCGAAATCGTGCTGCAGTACGGCGGCTATCTCGACAAATACGAGGGCGACGCGATCATGGCGGTGTTCGGTGTGCCGGTGGATCAGCCGGATCATGCCGTGCGTGCCTGTTTTGCCGCGCTCGACATGCAGCAGCAGCTCATCCGGCTGCGCCAGCAATGGCGGAAGGAACGACGGCCCCTGCTGGAGGCTCGCATGGGCATCAACTCCGGCGCGATGATTGCCGGCAACATCGGCGGCCGCGAGCGCGCGGATTACACCGTGATCGGCGATTCGGTCAATCTCGCCTCGCGGCTGGAGGGTGTGAACAAGCTCTACGCCACCAGCATCCTGATCAGCGAGGCGACGCACGAGCTGGTGAAGACCAGGGTCATCGCGCGCGAGCTCGATTTCATTCGCGTCAAGGGCAAGCAGCGGCCGGTCAGAATCTACGAGTTGGTCGCGCGACGCGATCAGGGCATTGGCCAGGAAGTCGCCGCCGCGTTCACGCACTATGCCCGCGGCCTGGAATTTTACCGGCAGCAGCAATGGCAGAAAGCCATCGCCGAGTTCCGGCGCGTGCTGCATTTGCGCAAAAACGACGGGCCGGCGACCGCCCTGCTGCAGCGCTGTGAGATCCTGCTGCAAGCGCCGCCGCCCTCGAATTGGGACGGCGTGTTCGAGATGCCGGGAAAGTGA